One Euphorbia lathyris chromosome 1, ddEupLath1.1, whole genome shotgun sequence DNA segment encodes these proteins:
- the LOC136211056 gene encoding uncharacterized protein isoform X2, whose translation MAKNHDASPFLFPSTFQSPSDPSESTPPSSPSSPPTPSFFSSQSNSSFNSPFKTSLSLPRPPLSHSSSSNFPPAAFAPCAACKFHNRRCSEQCYLASFFPPNDVHRFSVVDSVFGSSNVVSFLQQNSSSSYIPLLLLLRDTSREDGEVHSDSKNNTEINIHKQQRDESMNSNHVRELIQGRELAKQLKVHLSSESSDIIREDLVQRILSSFEKSLSILNWSESINKLQNDAAPTVTATNDPTKSPIYMYGTPGSLNFDAVHSHAAKKRCYFTCSYAFTQNCWATKEVQRSDEDPNIFEVTYQEIHTCSLPMLPVEQEEKQNNISSNVEEQQSEGFLLGFQNSVQQKSEELLFAFQNTTNASAAYFPTVEDTLPSWIKYGEKDIIGVKYPRANVEESHAMKGILNFYENLSRQAVNLQNSGIMFSTNVSIGLQEDIREILGVSTLVNTSKYLGLPSLIGWRKRSAFSFFVIDFHKGCLIGMANFFPKKAGKCFVKLLAKLSNPIPRTSSCSQSSFVICCRK comes from the exons ATGGCAAAAAATCACGATGCCAGTCCGTTCCTCTTTCCTTCTACCTTTCAGTCCCCTTCCGATCCGTCGGAATCCACACCACCGTCGTCACCATCATCACCACCAACACCATCGTTTTTCTCTTCTCAGTCTAATTCCAGTTTCAATTCTCCTTTTAAGACTTCGTTAAGTCTTCCCCGACCACCACTTTCACATTCTTCTTCCAGTAATTTCCCGCCTGCTGCTTTTGCCCCTTGCGCTGCCTGCAAATTCCATAACCGGCGATGCTCCGAGCAATGTTACTTAGCTTCGTTTTTTCCTCCAAATGATGTTCATCGATTTTCCGTCGTTGATAGCGTATTTGGATCTAGCAATGTCGTTAGCTTCCTGCAG CAAAATAGCAGCTCATCCTACATCCCATTACTGTTGCTGTTGAGAGACACAAGCAGAGAAGATGGAGAAGTCCATTCGGATTCCAAGAATAATACTGAAATTAACATTCATAAGCAACAACGTGATGAATCCATGAATTCTAATCATGTTAGAGAGCTGATCCAAGGGAGGGAGCTAGCGAAACAGTTAAAGGTACATTTGAGCTCAGAATCATCAGATATAATTAGAGAAGACTTAGTACAGAGAATTTTATCTTCTTTTGAGAAGTCCCTATCAATTCTTAACTGGAGTGAGTCAATCAATAAGCTGCAAAATGATGCTGCCCCTACTGTTACTGCTACCAATGATCCTACTAAATCTCCAATTTACATGTATGGTACTCCTGGAAGTTTGAATTTTGATGCAGTTCACAGTCATGCTGCAAAGAAGAG ATGTTATTTCACATGCAGCTATGCATTCACCCAGAACTGCTGGGCTACAAAGGAAGTGCAGAGATCCGATGAGGATCCCAACATTTTTGAGGTTACATACCAAGAAATTCACACTTGTTCACTACCGATGTTGCCGGTAGAACAAGAAGAGAAGCAAAATAATATCAGTAGCAACGTTGAAGAACAGCAATCAGAAGGATTCTTGTTGGGCTTTCAAAATTCTGTACAACAGAAATCAGAAGAACTCTTGTTTGCCTTTCAAAATACCACCAATGCTTCAGCTGCCTATTTCCCAACCGTGGA AGACACATTGCCAAGCTGGATAAAATATGGAGAGAAAGATATTATTGGCGTTAAATATCCCAG AGCTAATGTGGAGGAGAGCCATGCTATGAAAGGTATTCTAAACTTCTATGAAAATTTGTCAAGGCAAGCAGTTAACCTCCAAAATTCGGGTATTATGTTTAGCACAAATGTCTCGATAGGGCTTCAAGAGGATATCAGGGAAATTCTGGGGGTTTCGACTCTAGTGAATACAAGTAAATACTTGGGTTTGCCTTCGTTGATAGGTTGGAGGAAGCGGTCAGCTTTCAGTTTCTTTGTGATAGACTTTCACAAAGGTTGTTTAATTGGGATGGCAAACTTCTTTCCTAAAAAGGCTGGGAAGTGTTTCGTAAAGCTGTTGGCCAAGCTATCCAATCCTATTCCACGAACATCTTCCTGCTCCCAATCTTCCTTTGTTATATGTTGTAGAAAATGA
- the LOC136211056 gene encoding uncharacterized protein isoform X3 → MAKNHDASPFLFPSTFQSPSDPSESTPPSSPSSPPTPSFFSSQSNSSFNSPFKTSLSLPRPPLSHSSSSNFPPAAFAPCAACKFHNRRCSEQCYLASFFPPNDVHRFSVVDSVFGSSNVVSFLQQNSSSSYIPLLLLLRDTSREDGEVHSDSKNNTEINIHKQQRDESMNSNHVRELIQGRELAKQLKVHLSSESSDIIREDLVQRILSSFEKSLSILNWSESINKLQNDAAPTVTATNDPTKSPIYMYGTPGSLNFDAVHSHAAKKRKGLLRWTNHVRISSMNGLEEPLDDGHSWIKYAQKGVGTKYPRCYFTCSYAFTQNCWATKEVQRSDEDPNIFEVTYQEIHTCSLPMLPVEQEEKQNNISSNVEEQQSEGFLLGFQNSVQQKSEELLFAFQNTTNASAAYFPTVEDTLPSWIKYGEKDIIGVKYPRKKILKIKAIVVLFVIYNAIRKTCSSGDSN, encoded by the exons ATGGCAAAAAATCACGATGCCAGTCCGTTCCTCTTTCCTTCTACCTTTCAGTCCCCTTCCGATCCGTCGGAATCCACACCACCGTCGTCACCATCATCACCACCAACACCATCGTTTTTCTCTTCTCAGTCTAATTCCAGTTTCAATTCTCCTTTTAAGACTTCGTTAAGTCTTCCCCGACCACCACTTTCACATTCTTCTTCCAGTAATTTCCCGCCTGCTGCTTTTGCCCCTTGCGCTGCCTGCAAATTCCATAACCGGCGATGCTCCGAGCAATGTTACTTAGCTTCGTTTTTTCCTCCAAATGATGTTCATCGATTTTCCGTCGTTGATAGCGTATTTGGATCTAGCAATGTCGTTAGCTTCCTGCAG CAAAATAGCAGCTCATCCTACATCCCATTACTGTTGCTGTTGAGAGACACAAGCAGAGAAGATGGAGAAGTCCATTCGGATTCCAAGAATAATACTGAAATTAACATTCATAAGCAACAACGTGATGAATCCATGAATTCTAATCATGTTAGAGAGCTGATCCAAGGGAGGGAGCTAGCGAAACAGTTAAAGGTACATTTGAGCTCAGAATCATCAGATATAATTAGAGAAGACTTAGTACAGAGAATTTTATCTTCTTTTGAGAAGTCCCTATCAATTCTTAACTGGAGTGAGTCAATCAATAAGCTGCAAAATGATGCTGCCCCTACTGTTACTGCTACCAATGATCCTACTAAATCTCCAATTTACATGTATGGTACTCCTGGAAGTTTGAATTTTGATGCAGTTCACAGTCATGCTGCAAAGAAGAG AAAGGGATTGCTTAGATGGACAAATCATGTTAGAATTAGCTCTATGAATGGACTGGAAGAACCTCTTGATGATGGCCATAGCTGGATAAAGTATGCACAGAAAGGTGTTGGTACTAAATATCCCAG ATGTTATTTCACATGCAGCTATGCATTCACCCAGAACTGCTGGGCTACAAAGGAAGTGCAGAGATCCGATGAGGATCCCAACATTTTTGAGGTTACATACCAAGAAATTCACACTTGTTCACTACCGATGTTGCCGGTAGAACAAGAAGAGAAGCAAAATAATATCAGTAGCAACGTTGAAGAACAGCAATCAGAAGGATTCTTGTTGGGCTTTCAAAATTCTGTACAACAGAAATCAGAAGAACTCTTGTTTGCCTTTCAAAATACCACCAATGCTTCAGCTGCCTATTTCCCAACCGTGGA AGACACATTGCCAAGCTGGATAAAATATGGAGAGAAAGATATTATTGGCGTTAAATATCCCAG AAAGAAGATTCTCAAAATTAAAGCTATTGTAGTCCTATTTGTGATCTACAATGCTATAAGAAAGACATGCAGTAGTGGTGATAGCAATTGA
- the LOC136211056 gene encoding uncharacterized protein isoform X1, translating to MAKNHDASPFLFPSTFQSPSDPSESTPPSSPSSPPTPSFFSSQSNSSFNSPFKTSLSLPRPPLSHSSSSNFPPAAFAPCAACKFHNRRCSEQCYLASFFPPNDVHRFSVVDSVFGSSNVVSFLQQNSSSSYIPLLLLLRDTSREDGEVHSDSKNNTEINIHKQQRDESMNSNHVRELIQGRELAKQLKVHLSSESSDIIREDLVQRILSSFEKSLSILNWSESINKLQNDAAPTVTATNDPTKSPIYMYGTPGSLNFDAVHSHAAKKRKGLLRWTNHVRISSMNGLEEPLDDGHSWIKYAQKGVGTKYPRCYFTCSYAFTQNCWATKEVQRSDEDPNIFEVTYQEIHTCSLPMLPVEQEEKQNNISSNVEEQQSEGFLLGFQNSVQQKSEELLFAFQNTTNASAAYFPTVEDTLPSWIKYGEKDIIGVKYPRANVEESHAMKGILNFYENLSRQAVNLQNSGIMFSTNVSIGLQEDIREILGVSTLVNTSKYLGLPSLIGWRKRSAFSFFVIDFHKGCLIGMANFFPKKAGKCFVKLLAKLSNPIPRTSSCSQSSFVICCRK from the exons ATGGCAAAAAATCACGATGCCAGTCCGTTCCTCTTTCCTTCTACCTTTCAGTCCCCTTCCGATCCGTCGGAATCCACACCACCGTCGTCACCATCATCACCACCAACACCATCGTTTTTCTCTTCTCAGTCTAATTCCAGTTTCAATTCTCCTTTTAAGACTTCGTTAAGTCTTCCCCGACCACCACTTTCACATTCTTCTTCCAGTAATTTCCCGCCTGCTGCTTTTGCCCCTTGCGCTGCCTGCAAATTCCATAACCGGCGATGCTCCGAGCAATGTTACTTAGCTTCGTTTTTTCCTCCAAATGATGTTCATCGATTTTCCGTCGTTGATAGCGTATTTGGATCTAGCAATGTCGTTAGCTTCCTGCAG CAAAATAGCAGCTCATCCTACATCCCATTACTGTTGCTGTTGAGAGACACAAGCAGAGAAGATGGAGAAGTCCATTCGGATTCCAAGAATAATACTGAAATTAACATTCATAAGCAACAACGTGATGAATCCATGAATTCTAATCATGTTAGAGAGCTGATCCAAGGGAGGGAGCTAGCGAAACAGTTAAAGGTACATTTGAGCTCAGAATCATCAGATATAATTAGAGAAGACTTAGTACAGAGAATTTTATCTTCTTTTGAGAAGTCCCTATCAATTCTTAACTGGAGTGAGTCAATCAATAAGCTGCAAAATGATGCTGCCCCTACTGTTACTGCTACCAATGATCCTACTAAATCTCCAATTTACATGTATGGTACTCCTGGAAGTTTGAATTTTGATGCAGTTCACAGTCATGCTGCAAAGAAGAG AAAGGGATTGCTTAGATGGACAAATCATGTTAGAATTAGCTCTATGAATGGACTGGAAGAACCTCTTGATGATGGCCATAGCTGGATAAAGTATGCACAGAAAGGTGTTGGTACTAAATATCCCAG ATGTTATTTCACATGCAGCTATGCATTCACCCAGAACTGCTGGGCTACAAAGGAAGTGCAGAGATCCGATGAGGATCCCAACATTTTTGAGGTTACATACCAAGAAATTCACACTTGTTCACTACCGATGTTGCCGGTAGAACAAGAAGAGAAGCAAAATAATATCAGTAGCAACGTTGAAGAACAGCAATCAGAAGGATTCTTGTTGGGCTTTCAAAATTCTGTACAACAGAAATCAGAAGAACTCTTGTTTGCCTTTCAAAATACCACCAATGCTTCAGCTGCCTATTTCCCAACCGTGGA AGACACATTGCCAAGCTGGATAAAATATGGAGAGAAAGATATTATTGGCGTTAAATATCCCAG AGCTAATGTGGAGGAGAGCCATGCTATGAAAGGTATTCTAAACTTCTATGAAAATTTGTCAAGGCAAGCAGTTAACCTCCAAAATTCGGGTATTATGTTTAGCACAAATGTCTCGATAGGGCTTCAAGAGGATATCAGGGAAATTCTGGGGGTTTCGACTCTAGTGAATACAAGTAAATACTTGGGTTTGCCTTCGTTGATAGGTTGGAGGAAGCGGTCAGCTTTCAGTTTCTTTGTGATAGACTTTCACAAAGGTTGTTTAATTGGGATGGCAAACTTCTTTCCTAAAAAGGCTGGGAAGTGTTTCGTAAAGCTGTTGGCCAAGCTATCCAATCCTATTCCACGAACATCTTCCTGCTCCCAATCTTCCTTTGTTATATGTTGTAGAAAATGA